GAAGGCAGTGCGCCCTGCTCAGAGCAGGCCCCTGCTCTCTCACTCTGCTTCCAGGACTGTCCAGCGGCTGAGAAGGAGAGCAAAGTCCTGAGGATTGTGAGTCTGGGGAGTGAGTGgggtgtggggatggggtgggacgGGGCTCAGGCTAGCCGTCCTGCTCTCCATCCGCCAGAGCAGCCACGTGGCCGGGATCTGCCACAACATCCTGAGCTGCAGCCCAGAGGAGCTGCTGGAGCAGAAGGCCGTGCTACAGCACGTCCCGCTGGACGATCCTTCGGTGAGCCCTCACCTCTCAACTCTCACCCCTGACCCCTCAGCAGCCTTGTCTGGGCCCTGAAATCTGGTTCTAGGATCCCACAGAATCCTGTACTGTCACAGCTGGAAggccccatttttttctttttttggccaaaccgcgtggcatgtgggatcttagttcccccaccagggatcaaacttgcgccccctgcagtgcaagcgtggaatcttaaccactggacttccagggaattttTGTACAGATGTTAAAggcccaggggacttccctggggtctCACCGTCGTTCAGCCCCTTCTCCGGTCCTGAGGGGCTGCAGCTGGTGTGGTCTCAGGTGACACATCCCAGCCCTGGGACACGGACctaggggagagggaagaggacatGAACTTTTTTGCTTTAATCTTTGACCAGTTGGGAAAACCagaggccccagccctgccctgtccCGCTCCTGTCCCTGAGGTATGAGATTCTTCAGGAAAGTTGCTGAGAATCTCATACCTCAGAAGTCTGCAACCTGCTCCCCTCAGCCCTtaggggaggaggaggcagagcccagagaggtGCAGCGGTGAGCCCAAAGTCACATGGCAAGTCGAGCGGTGCCAAGCTGAGGCCAGCTCTCTCCCCCATTCCACTCACCTGTGAGTCCTGGTGCCTAGCAAGCGTCCTGGTCCAGCGGTCCCCACACCCTTAGTGACTGCAGCCTCTGCCCTGCAGGGCCTGGAGATCTACACCACCAGCAACTGCCTGCACTTTGTGTCTCGAGTGGGCACCCAGGTGAGGCTCCTACACCCTTCTCAGCCGCCCACCCCCGTGGCCCTCCAACCTGCCAGCCAGGCCCGCTTCCGGCCCCATGAGGGTGCACCCTCTGAATCCCACCGCCCACCAGGTCCCCACTGATTCCCGGCTGCAGATCCTGCCTGGAGACGAGATTGTCCAGATCAATGAGCAAGTGGTGGTGAGTGGGGGGAGGAGCGCGGTGGGAGGAAGGGGGTCCTGAGTAGAACTCAGGTCGGTGGGTGGGGAGGTTCCCCTAGGGAGACCAGGGCTGTGGGAGCTGCCTTCTGTGAGGCCAGCCAGCTCACACCGGTCAGAGAGGCTcgtggaggcttcctggaggaggacgAGGTGAGGCTGAGCGGGAGGCTGAGGGAGTGCTCTGAGACCAAGGGCTGTCGGGTTGCCTCAGAGCCTCCTGCCCAGTTCAGTCCCGCCCAgcatccctgccctgccctctgccctgtccCCCAGGTGGGCTGGCCCCATAAAAACGTGGTGAGGGAGCTGCTCCGGGAGCCAGACGGGGTCAGCTTAGTGCTGAAGAAGGTCCCAGTGCCGGAGACACCCTCACAGGTACCTGccgcccacccctgcccccagtctgCTTTCAGACCCCTGTCTGTTGCCAGCTCCATCACCTGTTTCTAATTATTCCTCAGACCCCTCCTCAGGCCCCAGGCCCCCCACGCCCAGTGAGCCCATCGCTGGCTTCGGCCCTGCCGTCTCCCAGGTGACAGGCTCGGGCCCGGGTAGGTCTTGGCCCCGGGTAGGTCTTGGCAGGTGGGCCATGGCTCACCTCATCTCTCCCTGATCTCTCCAGGGCCCCATCGGAAGATGTCTTCGCCTCCGACCTGACTTCAAACCCAAGTCCGGGACCCAGCCCTGCTGCCTGGACAGGTAATTTCAAAGCCCCACCAGTCGGCAGATACCCTGGACAAGGCATGTGGGCTGCCTGACCCTGGACTCTTACACCCCCACCCTACCACTGGGCCCGGGTCTGAGCTCAGggaccctccctctctctcctctctccctgacAGCCTCGACCTCCCTTGACCCGGAGCCCCTGCCCAGTCCCCATGCACCCTCAGCCACACTCCTTGCTGGGGTAGCAGACGCTCCAGAGCCCCCAGAACACCCTGACAAGGTAAGCTCTGGGGCTTAGCAAGGAGGGGTGTGTGGCTTTGTACCCATATGCTTCTCTAACCTTCTGTGGTCCTTTCAGAGTCCTGTCCCTGGTCGCAAGAAATCAAAAGGTATGAAATGCACCTGACGGGGGAGGGGGGTGATGCCCTGATATGAGGAGCTCTTAGAAGTCTTTACAGTGCTGGGCCAGACGCCCCCCACCCCTACCAACACACACTTCACACACAGCCTCTCCTGGAAACAGCTCTGTTTCTGGGGTCAGACAGACCTATGCTCCCAGCCTGGGCCTCTCGCCAGCTCTGTGACTTCGGACAAACAGCTCGTCCTCTGATCTTCAGATTCCCTGTCTCTGAAATGGGAAGAGTCATCCCCACGTCAGAAGTGACACGTATCACATTCTGAGCCCAGAGCACGGGTTCAGAAATACCAGCTGGGGGTGCTCGTGGGGGGCAAGGGAGCAGGTTGGGGCTCCGGGACGCCCCGCCAGCCCCTCACTGACCAGCCGCGCTGTGCTGCTGCAGGCGTGGCGACACAGCTGAGCCGCCGGCGGGTGTCCTGCCGGGAGCTGGGCCAGCCTGACTGTGACGGCTGGCTCCTGCTACGCAAGGTGCCCGGGGGCTTCATGGGCCCGCGCTGGCGCCGCTGCTGGTTTGTGCTCAAGGGACACACGCTCTACTGGTACCGCCAGCCCCAGGTGAGACCCCATACACACACAGGTAAGCAAGTGAGTCACCTCAGGGCCTCGGCTCTTGTCCCTCCTCCACGGTCCACTCCCACCTGTGGTCGCAGGTGTGCCCCAGTGTTCCTATGTGTAAAACGGGGACAGTCTTCAGAGAGAACTGAGCAGATGTGTGTATAAAAGCGGTCTGGAAAATGTATCATAGGCCGGGTAGAATCTCTTTGATTCCACCcgcctttccttcctcttctgttaaTCTGTTCATCCTAGTTATGGGCCGTTCGGgcaattgtttattcattcaactaacaTTCAAGGTGCCTGCTGTACACCCAGCTCTGGCCTGGGCCCTGGGACACAGGGAAGAATTGGGCCGTTTCCGTTACTCAGgccggtggggagagggatgaataCACACTCAGGGACAATATGGGAACACATACTATGATGGCAGAAGAGCCAGGGGTGGGTGGGAACCCAGCAAAGGTGGCCAGTCCACCTGAAGAGTGGTGAAGGCTTCCTGAAAAATCAATGCCTGAGGGTTAGTCagatgggaaggagaaagaaaaccaggcaaGGAAAGGAGCAAAGCAGCTTTGTCTGTGTCTGTGATGGAGCAAATGCAGGAGGGGGCTCCTCTTCCTTGGCTGTTTCTCTGGATATCTTTGGCTCCCCTTGCCAGGTTCAGAGGCACCCCTTGGTCACACCTCCTGACCCCACCCCAGCTTCCTGCCCTGAGCTCTGGGCACTGAGAGATGAGCGGTTAGAGAGCCCAGGAaatgccctctcccctcccccaccctcaggaGCCTGACTGGGCCTTGAGGTTATTGGGGCTTCAAGCTGACCCTCACACTATGATCTCCCCAGGATGAGAAGGCTGAGGGCCTCATCAATGTCTCCAACTACAGTCTGGAAAGTGGACAagatcagaagaaaaaatagttaaGTCCTGAGGTGTgacaggctgggggtggggagagaaagggagaggtaGGTGacaggaggggtgggtgggggcggcAGGTAGCTGGGATGCCCCGTCCAGCCTCTCTGTGTTCTGGATGGGCACCCCCAGGTGAGTGAGGcccctctgctccctggcagtGTGTTCCAGCTCACCCATAACGTGTACAAACCCTTCATCTTCGCTGCTGACACCCTGACGGACCTAAGCATGTGAGTGCCACCCCCTTCACCTCCACAGCTTGCATGGGCGTGCCCGGGGGCCTGGGCTCAGGAGCCTGGATTCAGAGCCCAGCTCTCTGATAGGGCTCATCAAGACACTCactcctctaagcctcagtttcatcttctCTAAAACGGACTAGTAGGAATTCCTATCTCTCAGAgttgctctgaggattaaattagaagaTGATATAGGCGAAAGCCTCTGGCATACAGTACGTGGAAACTCCCTGAGACCCATTTGCCCCTCCACAGGTGGGTGCGCCATCTCATTACCTGCATTTCCAAGTACCGGTCTCCAGGCCGTGCCCCCTTGCCCCGAGAGGAAGGTGGGTGCCTCACAGGGCTGGGTCTCTCCCTGAGCCTCTGCCTTCcctgggatgggggctgggagctcaaTTCCCCTGAGCCCACCTCCTGGCCTGCCCAAACCCTGTGAAGCTGAGTGGGTTCCCCGGCCACTCTTGTCCACCCCAGACTGCTACAGTGAGACGGAAGCGGAAGATCCCGAcgatgaggctggatcctgcTCAGCCTCGGTGAGTGGGAGCTGACGCGGGGTGAAGAGCAGGGCATGGAACTCAGACTGATaccctcctctccttccaccctgcccccagcccagcccggccCAAGCTGGGAGTTCCCTCCACGGAGACACATCACCTGTGGCCGCCCTCACGCAGGGCAGCCCACGGACCTCCTTCGGCTCTCCGACAGGTGCCAAGCCAAGCCGGGGGCGCGGGGGTGCTGGGAGCCGAGATGgagggccggggccgggggcagGCACACGCTCACCCTGCTTCCCCTCCCACAGACAGCAGCGAAGGGGCCCTGGAAGGAATGGTACGGGGGCTGAGGCTGGGTGGCGTGTCCTTCCTGGGCAGGCCGCAGCTCCTCACTCAAGAGCAATGGCGGAGCTCTTTCATGCGGCGCAACCGAGACCCCCAGCTGAATGAGCGAGTGCACCGCGTGCGGGCGCTGCAGAGCACGCTCAAGGTCGGCGGGCGCAGGACACCATTAAGGGCTGGGCTCGGGGCTTTCGGCTCGGTTCCTGGCCCTCAGCCCTGGGCTCTGCTGTGGACTGGGCCGAGTTCTAGGTTCCTGGAACCAGGCTCTCGATTTGAGGATGGGGGCGGGGCCGGACCGGGCCAGGTGCTGGGTTCTAGGCCACTGGACTCCAGAGCTAGCTCTGGACCCAGGCTCTGCTCGCTCCCCGGGTGATCATGGCCCTAACCCCTACACCTATTCCAGGCAAAGCTGCAGGAGCTGCAGGCCCTGGAGGAGGTGCTAGGCGACCCCGAGCTCACTGGGGAGAAATTCCGCAGGTGGAAGGAGCAGAACCAGGAGCTCTACTCAGAGGGCCTGGGGGCCTGCGGAGTGGAGCGGGCCGAGGGCAGCTCCCAAGTCCCGAACTCTGACTCCAGGGAACCGTCTTCCCACCCCCCACTCTCTCAGCCTGGGgagccctcctgcccctgccccctgaCCCCAGAGAGTGACCTCTGACCTCCTGACTTCTAACTGGCCAGTACCCTAGTTCCTGACCTCTGGCCTTGAGGACCACCTCTGACACATCTAGGACAGAGCATCCCTGCATTCTGTTCCAGTTTGGAAGTAGTGCTTGTCCATGGTTCTGTCCCAAGCTGACTGCCTCTGCCTGAGCTGCTGCCATTtctgctcctccctcccctggaGTGGGGTGAAGTGAAGTGAGCTTTGTGCCAAGGAAGGAGCAAGAGGCGGGGCCGAAAGAACTCTCTCCTACCCTGTGCTCTGTGGGGTCACAGACCTGCCCCCTCGGCCCCGCGGCACTTCTGTTCGCCAAGCCAGTCTGTATGGGCGTTCTTCACTTTACCCAGGAGATGCTTTTCAACTAAATAAAGTCAATTTCTTTAACAGAAATCTCCATGTGCCTTTGACTTCTGTATTAGGATCTGGAATCTGTTTCCCGGAGGGGACTGGGATGAAAAGCTGTCAGAGGTGGGGTGAGCGCTTTTGGTAACTAACCCACTGTGTGGCCCACCAGCCTGGGCTCTGTACCTGAAGCCCCATGCCTTCCAGGGTGGTGGGGACTTCTACCCATGCCCGTCTCTCCCCAGCCCTTCAGAGACCGGAGTGCTCTCCTGCCCCATCTCCAGGGGCGAAAGGTGAAAAATAAGAGACCAGCCTTTCACTCTACAGCTGGGGAAACGTACCTTCCCTGGAAAGGCGGCCAGGGGGGCAGCCCTGGAGACTGGAGTGGCGGGATGGGGTAGCTGGTGGGCAGGGTTGCAGGCTGAGGTCTGCTAGGAGGAGGACCACAGAACGAAAcacctttctcctcttctctccttagCCCAGTCCCACCTCCAGCTCCTAGATACAGAGCAGGGACTCTCCCCTGTGTCTCCATCCAGGCTGCACAGGAGACCTGACCTGCTCTTATCAgcctctgacctctgaccctcAGAGTTGGTGAGGGTGTCCGTGCCTCCTCGGTGTCCGTGGCCTCTTGGTGTCCGTGGCCTCCTCTGTGGCATACTGAGGGGAGTCAGTGGGAAGAGCTTCTCTTGGTGTGAGAATTCCTTGGTGGAATGCGGACAGGTGGAGGTCACAGAGGCCTCTATGATATCACCACGAAGGGGGGCAGGACAGCTTGGAATGAAGTTTCTTTGAGGAGTGGGAGGGACACTGAACAACTATGGCGCATACCCAGAGGACCTGGTGGCAGCACTGGACCGACACCACCTATATCAAGCCTTTGAACCGCATGGTAGGTGGTACCTGCCTGACTGCACTGCCCAAGCTGGGCATCCTGGGGCGAGACGGGGCACTGAAGGACCATACTGAGTCCGGAGGGGCAGTGGCTGCACTGATGGGCCCTCTCCTCACCCTTGCCGAAGGCCGCTCACGAGCCCTACCTCCGGCCAGAGGAGCAAGTGCTCATCAACCGCCGAGATATCACTAGCAGTAAGGTAAGGCCGAGGCCGGGCCTGCAGCCTGCTGGGGGGCCTGCAGCAATCCTCACCCCCACAGTGACCCTTGTGCAGCTGTGTCTATGGGGCAACCGGCCCTCAGGATACCTCTGCCCCTTCTGCCTTCTAAATGTCCCAGCTGTGATACCTGCAGTGACCACCCCCGCCATGGTATGTTAGTAACCACCCGGCTGTGCCCCTACAGGAGCCCCTATATAATGACAGCCACTCCCCAGCAGAGACCCCAAAAGAGTCTCCCTTACAATGACCCCTACAAAGACCACCCAGCAGTGACCCGCTTTTAGTGGCCATTTCGGTAGTGACCTCTACATTGAGGCCCCCGTTCCATGATCCCTTCTCAGGCAACTTCTTTCCCAAGAGTGGCCCCCAAGGGTCCCTATTCACTGAGAGCAAACTTCCAGGCAGAGGCCTCCTACGGTGACACCTGCCTGAAGGAAGGTCCCCCGCCCTCTCCCAGGATGCCTGGGACATGCAGGAGTTCATCACTCGCATGTATGTCAAGAAGCTGCTCCGACACCCGGCCTTCCAGCTGCTGCTGGCCATGCTGCTGGTGGTCAACGCCATCACCATTGCTCTCCGCACCAACTCCGTTCTTGGCCAGGTGGGACTCCAGCCTGACCTCTGACCCCACTGATCTAACAGGggcctgggcaagtcacttccctctCGGGGCCTCAGGCTCCTCATCTGTTCATGATGGTTGGATTGGATGCTCTTCAAGGGCCTGTCAGTGCTGACTTTCTTAAAGatcaaggaagacttcctggTGGGGGGGACCCAGCTTTGAGAAAGGCATTGgatttgcagaggaaggacaaGAGAAAAATGGTGTGAGCAGAGGCAGGCAAATGGGTGCCTTGTGGGGAAGGGTATCCCATTTTAATCAATAGCCACTAAGTGAGAATCACTCTGTACCAGATACTGCACTCAGTGCCAGGTATGGACACAACAGACCCAGTTCTGTCTCGGATGGACAGACATATCATTCCAAATGCCTGGGTGTCACAGAGTATGTGGAAGCTCAAAGGAGGCATTGACCCTAATCTGGgggccagggaaggcttcctggagaaaagGACATTTAAGCAGGGAGCAAAGAATGAATAGGAGTTGGCCAGGCAGAGAGAGGTGGAGAAGAGTGTCTTGGGCAGAACAAACAGCATGGAAGTGAGTTCTGTGTGTCCAACTTGAAGTTTGCTATGGCTTGGGTCTTACCCTTGACGTTTTCATTTCTTACAAGGAGTCTACCACATACATGAATTGTGCTATtgaaaatcagtatttttaaaatgtccagtgTGGTGACTGATGAGTTCAGAGGGGTGGTCAGCAGCCAGATCACACAGGGTCTTGTTAAAGAGGATGGGTTTTATCCTATGTCATTGGAAAGccaatgtttattttactttacttttatttttttaattgaagtatagttgattaacaacgttgagttaatttctgctgtacagcaaagtgattcagttatacatatatatatacattctttttttttgtttgcggtacgcgggcgtctcactgctgtggcctctcccgctgcggagcacaggcttcggacgcgcaggcccagcggccatggctcacggacccagccgctccgcggcatgtgggatcttcccggaccggggcacgaacccgcatcccctgcatcggcaggcggactcccaaccactgcgccaccagggaagccctatacattcttttttaatattcttttccattgtggtttatcataggatattgactgtggtttatcataggatattgtatagttccctgtgctatacagtaggacttgttgtttatccaggaAAGCCAGGTTTTAAAGTATGGCAACATGAGAGACTGGCATCTAGGTGGATGGTTGCCGAAGCTCAAGGAATGGATGAGGTTGCCTGGAGAGAGTGCTGAGTGAGAAGAGGACCAAGACAGAGCTCTCAGGAGAGCCTCCAAGTAGAGGGCAGAAAATAGAGGAGGAGATGCCAAAGGATGCTGAGGAGGAGTGGCCAGAGGAGTGGGAGAAACCCCAGGAGAGCGCATTACCAAGGGAGCAGGCACAGGGTTAGATGTGGCTGGGAGACAAGGCAAGGAAAGGACTCTGAAGCATCCCTTGTTTAGCTCTTGTGACCTTGACACAAGCTGCCTGTGATGTGGTGGAGGCAGAAACCCAATTGCCAAGGTTTGCAGAATGCATAGACTACAGGGCAGATCAAAACCCATCAATGGCTCATGAAATGAGTTCAGAGTGTAGATAGCAGCATTTTGaagtagaatgaaataaaattaaaaagaatgaagtagaaattgtagtgggggagagggagggaggggaggagggagagggagagaaagcattatggtgtaaaatgtaaaatatatttctttgagtCCCAGTCAAAAATGCTAAAATCCCTGATATAGGATATGTGCCCATGAAGGTCAAATCCTAGAGACTTGTGAATGCCAGACTGGTTTTGAACCTCACCCTGCAGGCCATAGGGGGCCATGGAAGCTTTGTGGGTGGAGAAGGCAACTCTGATTTAGCCACAGATGTGCATGACTTGGAGAAGGCAGGGGGACTGTTTAGGAAGCTCTTTGAATAAATAGTAAGGAGAGCCTATTGCCACCAGTGGCCAGCGGGGTAGAGCTGAAGGGAAAGATGAAGGGAAAGAAAGCCCTTCCTTTTTGTAGGCAGATGTCCCTGGCCCATGATGCCCTTTGGGAATTTGGAACAGGCTGGAAGCCCATAAACTTTAGCTCCCATCTGAGTTTCAGAAGCTCTgcccagagaattccctggtggtccagtggttaggactccacgcttccactgcagggggcctgggttcgatccctggtcagggaactaagatcccgcatgctgcgtggtgtggccaaaaaaaaaaaaaaagaagaaactctgCCCAGCCTCGCATTGGCTGGTGGATGGAGTTGGTGGCAAGGTGTGGGGAGCAAGAGGCTTGAAGCACTGAGTCTGTGGGTCATggaggtgaggaaagggaagagtccAGGTGACTTTGGTAACTGCCAGGGTGGagttgggggctgggagctgttCATGTCCCAAACTATAGCAGAGTCACAGCTTAACAGGAGATTGCGTGAACATGAGTTGGGTTTTAAACAGAACTCAAAGTCATggatccatccatcaatccatccacCCAGGAACATGTCTTGGACCCGTGAGTAGGGGGATACCCAGGAGTTTGGTCAGGCCTGGCTGGGGGGATTTGGGAGCTGGAGCAGCAGGAGTGGTTGGGACAATCAGAGAAGCAAGGATGGGGCTTGGTGTCCTCCATCTCAAGGGCCAGGTCTTTTCCTCCCAATCCTGGAGTCTGTTCTGCCTTTCTCCACCTCCCTTTTCCTACTCTAGAGGTTAAGAACAAGGGTTTGTAGTCAGACAACAGTCTTTATCATTAACTGTCTGACCTTGGGCACCTCTCTGAGGTTCCCATCAAGTGCAAGATGGAAATTAAACCTATTTCATAGGACGATGGTGATGGtaacataaaataatacatttgtggTCTTAGCAGGGTGCCTAGCACGTACATGGAAGGGGTGCTCTAAAGGGAGCTAAAAAGATGCTGAGGATGAAGAGCAGTAAGAATCTGGGCTTCCCCTCCCCTGAAGACATGCTCTCTCCCTGCTCTTGCCACCCCCTACTCACCTCTCTGCCCTTCCTTTTCTCTATCTTCCATGTAGAAACACTATGAGTTGTTCTGTACCATAGATGACATTGTGCTGACTATCCTTATCTGTGAACTTCTCCTCGGCTGGTTAAATGGCTTCTGGATTTTCTGGAAGGTGAGATCCTGGGCCCTCCCTGCCATCACATCTATTCCTCCTTAGGGAcagcaccccaccccatccccatccccatccccatccctgtGCACCTGGCCCTGCAAGGTGCACAgggtgaggggtgtgtgtgcatgtgtgtgcatgtgtgctcaTGCAGAAGGAGAAACTAACTACTTCTGAGATGTCTGTGATGTGGCAGAAAGTAACTTGTACTA
The genomic region above belongs to Phocoena sinus isolate mPhoSin1 chromosome 1, mPhoSin1.pri, whole genome shotgun sequence and contains:
- the CNKSR1 gene encoding connector enhancer of kinase suppressor of ras 1: MEPVATWTPGKVAAWLRGLDDSLEDYHFEDWELPGKYLLQLCPRSLEALTVWPLGHQELILEGVEQLRALSSGLQSENLQSLTEGLLEGIRAFQSLVQGRLGGCAEPPADVLSAAMELVHEARSLLFWLNRYLFSHLNDFSSCQEIGELCGELGQALQEDCPAAEKESKVLRISSHVAGICHNILSCSPEELLEQKAVLQHVPLDDPSGLEIYTTSNCLHFVSRVGTQVPTDSRLQILPGDEIVQINEQVVVGWPHKNVVRELLREPDGVSLVLKKVPVPETPSQTPPQAPGPPRPVSPSLASALPSPRAPSEDVFASDLTSNPSPGPSPAAWTASTSLDPEPLPSPHAPSATLLAGVADAPEPPEHPDKSPVPGRKKSKGVATQLSRRRVSCRELGQPDCDGWLLLRKVPGGFMGPRWRRCWFVLKGHTLYWYRQPQDEKAEGLINVSNYSLESGQDQKKKYVFQLTHNVYKPFIFAADTLTDLSMWVRHLITCISKYRSPGRAPLPREEDCYSETEAEDPDDEAGSCSASPSPAQAGSSLHGDTSPVAALTQGSPRTSFGSPTDSSEGALEGMVRGLRLGGVSFLGRPQLLTQEQWRSSFMRRNRDPQLNERVHRVRALQSTLKAKLQELQALEEVLGDPELTGEKFRRWKEQNQELYSEGLGACGVERAEGSSQVPNSDSREPSSHPPLSQPGEPSCPCPLTPESDL